In Papio anubis isolate 15944 unplaced genomic scaffold, Panubis1.0 scaffold1944, whole genome shotgun sequence, the sequence tttctccttcaatCATCTTCtcacccatccactcacccatttATCCATCCTTTCATTTGTCCATCTGTTCCTccatccactcactcattcatccacCTGTTCATCCACTTACCTACCTATCgacccatctatccatctacccactCACTCGCCTGACTGTctaccattcatccatccattcattttgCCACCAACAGTTATTCGTTCTGGGAGCATGCCCTGACGAGTATATAGTTATACAGGATCATACAGATGTACGTGGTCCCCACTCCCAAGGAACTCACAGTCAAGAAACCACAACCCTTTGACCCCACCTCCTTTCACCAAAGGCTGGGTCCTCACCAGTCTCTCCCAGCTGAACATGCCTGGGAGGATGGGATTGGCATCAACAGTGCAGACTATATCCACAGAACCCCCAACGTTCACCTCAGTGGGGTCCTGGAGGGCACGGATGGTGGGAGCATctggtggaaggcagaggcttAGGGAAGGCACTTGGGACCAGACAGGTCTCCGTGGGAGAGGGCCCCAGGTGGGAGGGATGTCTTAGGGGTTTCAGGAAAGTTAGAGATATGGACACAATCTGCCCTTAATACGAAACAGTTGGAGGAGAGTTCTCAAGGTTGGTGAGTTGTCTCCACCCTCCACTATGCCTCTGTGATAATTAGAGTGGGTTGGGTGGGCTTCCAGAATTGTGCGGGGTGGGGGGCCTTATACAACGGGCTCCCATTCCCGACGGGAGCAGCTTCCGTGTCTAGGTGGGCCCCCTCTCTGGACAGAGATTTCACACTGGGTCTCTCTAGTGGAAGGGGTTCCGCAGTGGGCGTGGTTACACCACGGCGGGGACTTCCAGAGCCCGAGCAGGAGGGTTCCAGGATGGGTGGCTATCCCCGGGTGGGCGGAGCTCCCACAATAAGGAGACTCCACATTGGGCAAAGTTCCTTGGATGGGTGTGGTTTCCATGGTGGGCGGGACTCACAGTGCACGTCCAACCGCAGCAGCGCTTCCGCGGTGCCCTCAGAGTTCTGGCAGTGCAGCTGATAGAGGCCGTCGTCCGCGCGGGTCACATTCCACAGATGCAGAGCCCCGCTGGACAGGATGCGATGCCGGGGGCCGCCCGCTGGGGAAGGCCAGAATAAAGGACCTGGCAGGCCCTCCCATTTCCGGGACCCTTCTCCATGCCCACTTCCCTCACCTGGACTGAGGCGATAGCCGCGGAAGGTCCAGTTGAAGGCCTCGGGGGCGGGGTTAGCGGACACGGACACAGGCAGCAACGCCTCGCCCTGCTCCACCGCGGTCACCACCAGCACCTGCTCCCCCAGGAACTCTGGACGGTCTTCAGAGGGGGTGCCGCAGGGAGTCAAGATTGTTGTCAAGGTCAGGGTCAAGGACAGATTGGAGATCAGGCACAGGTTCAAGGGTTAAAGTTGGGGGATCACGACAGGGTTTAAGGTTGTGGACAAGGTAACAAGTTCAGAACTGAATTCAGGGGTAAAGTTCGGGATAGAAATTAGAATACAGTTTAGGCAAAGAGTAGAAGCCA encodes:
- the LOC116272779 gene encoding nephrin-like; the encoded protein is DSRTVTESRLPQEPRCMQLGNVEKSGSTFSRELVLVTGPSDNQAKFMCKAGQLISLLQPPLPVPPTNVTILANASALPPGDALNLTCISVSSNPPVNLSWDKEGERLEGLAAPPRRAPFRGSAAARSVLLQVSSRDHGQRVTCRAHSAELRETVSSFYRLNVLYRPEFLGEQVLVVTAVEQGEALLPVSVSANPAPEAFNWTFRGYRLSPGEGSGHGEGSRKWEGLPGPLFWPSPAGGPRHRILSSGALHLWNVTRADDGLYQLHCQNSEGTAEALLRLDVHYAPTIRALQDPTEVNVGGSVDIVCTVDANPILPGMFSWERLVRTQPLVKGGGVKGLWFLDCEFLGSGDHVHLYDPV